In the genome of Quercus robur chromosome 3, dhQueRobu3.1, whole genome shotgun sequence, one region contains:
- the LOC126717883 gene encoding pentatricopeptide repeat-containing protein At4g19191, mitochondrial-like — protein MVKHPVTPFLNQFLNFSTISQWNSSIREAVNHGYAHKALTLFCQMKQNGVEPNNWTFPFLAKACTKVSNFKCSQIIHSHVMKSPFWSDVFVQTAMVDMYVKCNQLDDAYNLFVRMSMRDVASWNAILHGFAQSGFLDRVSHLLHDMRFSGIQPDSVTVMGLTRAVLHTKSLKLVKSLHSFAIQIGIDVDVLLANTWIAAYAKCGDLGLAEVVFNEIDIVTRTVVSWNSMIAGCANFANFFGAVNYYKCMLHEGFRPDLSTIVSLLSSCVQPEALFQGMLIHSHGIKLGCDLYICVVNTLVSMYSKCGDVDSARFLFDSMSDRTCVSWTVMISGYAEKGDMNEALTLFTAMEAAGDIPDLVTMLSLISGCGQIGALELGKWIDNYSISNGLKDNLIICNAFIDMYAKCGCINDARDLFYAIPMRSLVSWTTMIAGCALNGEFTEALNLFSQMVELGLKPNHITFLAALQACSHGGLLEKGWEYFGMMTRKYNISPGVDHYSCMVDLLGRRGKLKEALEFIHLMPINPDAGIWGALLGACKVHCNVEIGEYVSHRLFELEPQVAVPYAEMANIYASKGRWDGVAAIRTMMKSNKVRKSPGQSLVQVKGKTHIFTVEHRDHPEGRLIYMMLDSLNLHLKKARLQLSSEADMNCSEATLFSS, from the coding sequence ATGGTCAAACATCCTGTTACTCCCTTTCTCAACCAGTTTTTGAATTTCTCAACCATCAGTCAATGGAACTCCAGCATCAGAGAAGCTGTGAACCATGGTTATGCTCACAAAGCCCTCACTCTCTTCTGTCAAATGAAGCAAAATGGCGTGGAACCAAACAATTGGACATTCCCCTTTCTAGCAAAAGCGTGTACCAAGGTCTCCAATTTCAAATGTTCCCAAATCATTCACAGCCATGTCATGAAATCTCCATTTTGGTCCGATGTCTTTGTCCAGACAGCAATGGTTGACATGTATGTCAAATGCAATCAGTTAGATGATGCGTACAATTTGTTTGTGAGGATGTCCATGAGGGATGTGGCTTCTTGGAATGCAATACTTCATGGGTTTGCTCAATCGGGTTTTCTTGATAGAGTGTCACATCTTTTGCATGATATGAGGTTTTCAGGGATTCAGCCTGACTCGGTTACAGTTATGGGGTTAACTCGGGCAGTTTTGCATACAAAGAGTTTGAAATTGGTGAAATCACTTCATTCGTTTGCAATTCAAATTGGCATAGATGTTGATGTTCTGCTTGCTAACACTTGGATTGCTGCGTATGCCAAATGCGGTGACTTGGGGTTGGCAGAGGTGGTATTTAATGAAATTGACATAGTTACAAGGACTGTTGTCTCCTGGAACTCCATGATTGCAGGGTGTGCAAATTTTGCGAATTTCTTTGGCGCTGTTAATTATTACAAATGCATGCTGCATGAAGGATTTAGACCTGATTTAAGCACCATTGTTAGCCTACTTTCATCATGTGTGCAACCAGAGGCACTATTTCAAGGTATGCTGATTCATTCTCATGGAATCAAATTGGGTTGTGATCTCTATATATGTGTGGTCAATACTCTTGTCTCTATGTACTCCAAGTGTGGAGATGTGGATTCTGCAAGATTTTTGTTTGACAGCATGTCTGATAGAACTTGTGTTTCATGGACTGTTATGATTAGTGGTTATGCTGAAAAAGGGGATATGAATGAGGCATTGACCTTGTTTACTGCCATGGAAGCCGCTGGTGATATACCAGATTTAGTTACCATGCTTTCTTTGATCTCAGGTTGTGGACAAATAGGGGCACTTGAGCTTGGAAAATGGATTGATAACTATTCTATTTCAAATGGATTAAAAGATAATCTAATCATTTGCAATGCATTCATTGACATGTATGCAAAGTGTGGTTGTATAAATGATGCTCGAGATCTCTTCTATGCCATTCCTATGAGAAGTCTTGTCTCTTGGACAACTATGATTGCAGGTTGTGCTTTAAATGGAGAATTTACAGAAGCTTTGAACCTTTTCTCTCAAATGGTGGAGTTGGGATTGAAACCAAATCACATTACATTTCTTGCTGCTCTTCAAGCTTGTAGTCATGGAGGTTTGCTTGAGAAAGGGTGGGAGTACTTTGGTATGATgactagaaaatataatataagtcCTGGAGTAGACCATTATTCCTGTATGGTAGATCTTCTTGGACGAAGAGGAAAACTAAAGGAAGCACTGGAGTTCATTCACCTCATGCCTATCAATCCTGATGCGGGCATATGGGGTGCATTGCTTGGTGCTTGCAAGGTTCACTGTaatgtagagattggtgaaTATGTGTCGCATCGTCTCTTTGAATTGGAGCCCCAGGTGGCCGTTCCATATGCGGAGATGGCTAACATATATGCATCAAAAGGAAGGTGGGATGGGGTTGCGGCAATAAGAACAATGATGAAATCTAACAAAGTGAGAAAATCTCCTGGACAAAGCCTCGTTCAAGTAAAAGGGAAGACTCATATATTTACGGTTGAACATAGAGATCATCCCGAAGGCAGGcttatatatatgatgttggATTCTTTAAATTTGCATTTGAAGAAAGCAAGATTGCAACTTTCATCTGAAGCTGATATGAATTGCAGTGAAGCCACATTGTTTTCAAGTTGA